The DNA region AGTGTGACAGCGCCATTAATGACAGCCCCACCAGAATCCCCGGTATAATACCACCGGCGAACAGTTCAACAATGGACGTACCTGAAATCCACCCATAGAGAATCATGTCGATGCTCGGCGGAATGATAATCCCGATGATGGAAGAAGTCACGGTCACAACGGTTGAAAATTTGGCATCATAACCGGCTTTGAGCATCGTCGGGATCAGAACAGAGCCAATGGCGGCGGTATCTGCCGTGGCAACGCCGGATATTCCGCCAAAGAACATGCTGGCAACGATATTGGCATGAGCGAGTCCGCCGGTGATGCCCCCCACAAGCCTTTGGGAAAACTCAACCAGTTTTTCGCCGCAACCGCCGCGATTCATGATTTCACCCATCATGATAAACAAGGGGACCGCAAGAAGTGGGAAAGAGTCAAGGCTGGTTGCCGTTCTTTGCGCAAGAAGCATCAAAGAAATGTCTCCATTCCATAACAGAACGGTCAGACAACTAAGTGCAAGTGAGAATACGACCGGCACCCTGATTAGAACAAAAAAAATAAAAGACCCAAAAAGAAGCAGTGTCATGCGTTTTTCCTTTTGTAGGCAATAAATTCCTTTATCCTGAGTATTGTTTCGCGAACATATGAAATCAGCATGAGGGCGGTTGCAAAGGGGACAGCAAAATAGACATAGCTCATGCGTATTTCCATCGCCGGCGACCTTTGAGAATGGACGATAGTCGTTAACTGAGTTCCATAGACCACAAAAACTACCAAAATCGTACAAACAAGAAGGTGAGTGAAAACCGAGACAACCGGCTTCAAGGTGTCAGGTATGCGGTTAAACAAAAAATCGATATCATGGAGTTTTTTTCGTTCAAGGGCGATAAAAGCTCCGCAAAGGGACGTCCATATAAAACTGAATCTGGCAAGCTCTTCGGGCCAGCTGAAACTAAAATGAAAAATATAACGAGTGAATACTTGCAGAAAAACACAGGACGTCATGACGATTAAAAAGGTCCCGGCAAGTAACCAGGCAAAGTAGAACAGGAATTGTTGGAGTTTCCCATCAGTTTTTGTCATCATGATACGATCCTTTGGCAAGTTACGGCAGAAGGATGATAAGTAACGGTTTTATCAACCCTTCTGCCGCATGAAAGATCTTACATTCCTTGAATCTGCTTGATAAGGTCCATGCCGCCTACGCTTTTGGCGTTGCCCTCATAAACGTCTTTGATTTTTTCGCGCCATTTGTCCATATTCGGTGGGAAATATATTTTTACACCATTATTTTTTGCGAGATCGTCAAAGAGGTTCTTTTCAGTTTCTACAAAAAGTTTTCTCTCATAGGCCTGAGCAATAGCCGCTGCATCCATGATATCTTTCTGTACCGCGCTGGACAGTTTGTTCCATGACAGTTTGGACATCATAAAGTTATGCCAGCTGAAAACATAATTGATCCGGGTGTAATGGGGAGAACTGTCAAAAAATTTCATGGATCGATAGCTGGCCCCGGTACCCTCGGCTCCATCCACGACGCCCTGCTTTAAACTCAAGTACACGTCTCCCCAGGGTATGGGAGTCGCAATGGCGCCCAAAGTGTTCCATGTATCCACCAGAATTTTATTCTCCATGGTTCGGATCTTTTTGCCTTTCAACTCATCAAGATTCTGAATCGGTACGCTTGCATACAGATCCCGTGATCCGCCGTAAACAAAACCCAGTTTGATCAGCCCGGCTTTTTCCATGTCTTTCTCGAGCTTCTTGCCAATGTCGCTGTCCATAACCCGGAAGAGATGATCGGTGTCATTGAACAGAAAAGGAAGGCTGAACACCTTGAAACCCGGGACAAATCCGGCGGTCAATGCCGAAGTGATCGTTGAGATGTCAACAGACCCGATTTGAAGCCCCTCGACCAGATCACGCTCATTGCCCAGCTGATTTGCAGGAAAAATGTTAACCGTAACTCCCGGCTGTCTTTTTTCGACTTCCTCTTTAAACTTGAGGGCCATTTTATGATAGGGATGTCCGGTCTCAAGTACATGACCAAATTTTAAGGTTATCTTATCAGCTGAAGCATCGGTCGCTACCATGCTGTACAAAAAAAACAGAACAGCGACAATGACAATTCCTCTTGCGGATGGTCTGAGCTTGTTCATTTTTCTCCTCCTTTTTGTTGGGTTAAATAAACATCCTGTATGATTTCGATTTTTCGCAGAAATTCAATCGATTCGATTAAGCTATTCCCTCCTTTTGAACTGCCGGAGACTTCGATGACCAATGCCCCGTTGAAACCATGTTGCGCCAATCGTTTAAAAAATTCTTTCCAGTTTATTTCTCCCTTACCGATCGGCAAATGCTGATCATTAAAAGAATTAAAATGGTTATCACTTGCATGAATGGATACAATCCGATTTATATCCAAATGATCCAGAACATCCAGAGGATCCATTCCGGACGCAACGCAGTGCGTGACATCCAGACAGATTCCAACCCGCTGATCAAGATAGCCCTGTACGATGGCCATGACTTCGATCAGACCCGCACCTATTCTGCTGTTGGAACGAACCGGCAGATTTTCAAGTGCGAGAGCTACTCTTTTTTCGGCGGCATAGGCCGAAACCTTGTTGATATCAAGAATGATATTCCCGGAATTAGCGGCGGCCGAATGGTTATGTGATAAGGTATCGTAGTAGATATGCTGCACAATGAACTCAGCTCCCAAACATGCGGCGAGATCAATTGTCTTAAGTGATGTCGTTGTCGCTTGACTTTGAAGGGATTCGAAACCGATATTGTCGGTAATATTGATAACAGGAACATGAATCGAACGGATTTGAATGCCAAGATGGCTAATAATCTGAAGAATCTTTTCAGGCGAATAGTTCCAGCAGCTTGGGTCAGAGTGATGCGGGTCGACACAGAGCTCAACCTGGGCAATTCCTAAATCCGCCATTTTCTGCAAGGCATCCGTAAGGGACAGCTCTCTGAAAGGCAATGTCGAACATGCGATTTTCTTCAAGTGTTACAACCTCATGAAAATTAGAATACAATCAAATGTGACTTGCCGGATAGACATCCGTTTTTGAACTCCGGTGTGATAATCTTTTTTTCCTCAAAATATCTTTTGGCACCCGTATGCAGCGGGATCGTAACGCCCCGCAGAGAATTCTTGAAACAGTACTCGGCGCCGGCAGGGTGCTCTTCGGCTATTTCATCCGTATGTTCCAAAATAGATTTTACAACCGAATAAACGGCGTCTTCACCGACTTCTTTATGTGTAATCAGGATGCAGGGGACGCCAAGGGTCGGGATACTTACGTTCTGTTGCGGATAGGTATTCGGTGATATCGCAGAATAAGTCCAGTAGGGACACTGCTCAATGATATCATGCAACTTTTCAGTTTCGATGGGAAGAAATGAGATAGCGGTTTTTTTAGAAAATGCCGAAAGGGCGCTGCTCGCACCGCCGGACAAATAAAAAACCGCATCGATCTTGTCTTCATTCAAAGCTTCAATCGCATTGGAAATGGATAAAATTTGGGGCATTATATCGGTTTCGGCTATATCGTAACTCTCCAGAACAATCCGCGAAACCCACTGGCTATCCCCGCCGGTTGCCCCTAAAGCTATTTTTTTACCTTTAAGATCTCCTATCGTTTCAATTTTATTTTTCTTCAAGGCAAAAATCTGTATGTCTAATTGATGCGCACCGCATACAGCCCGAATATTTGAGTAACTTTCCGCAAATTCACGACTCCCCCGATATGCATTAATTGCGACGTCGGATTGTGTTATGCCGAGTGCGATTCGTTTTTGTCCTGTAAGGATGACGTTCTCTATCCCGCCACCGGTGAGTTCAGCTTTGGCTTTAAGCCAGCTATATCGGTTGATTACCTTGGACAAAGCACTGCCCACAGAGAAAAACGTTCCAGCGACACTTCCGGTCCCCAGGGCGTCACAATAGATAATGAGGTCGGCCATTCTCTGTGATTGAACATCTTGAATGTGTTCTTCCATGATCCGGCGGGCTTTTTCATTGTTTTTGTTCTTGATCGCCTCGAAAATCTGCTGATGATAATTGCGCGCCTTTTCGATCCCTCCGGGCATGCGTTGGGTTAAATTTT from Desulfobacterales bacterium includes:
- a CDS encoding TRAP transporter small permease; translated protein: MMTKTDGKLQQFLFYFAWLLAGTFLIVMTSCVFLQVFTRYIFHFSFSWPEELARFSFIWTSLCGAFIALERKKLHDIDFLFNRIPDTLKPVVSVFTHLLVCTILVVFVVYGTQLTTIVHSQRSPAMEIRMSYVYFAVPFATALMLISYVRETILRIKEFIAYKRKNA
- a CDS encoding TRAP transporter substrate-binding protein, yielding MNKLRPSARGIVIVAVLFFLYSMVATDASADKITLKFGHVLETGHPYHKMALKFKEEVEKRQPGVTVNIFPANQLGNERDLVEGLQIGSVDISTITSALTAGFVPGFKVFSLPFLFNDTDHLFRVMDSDIGKKLEKDMEKAGLIKLGFVYGGSRDLYASVPIQNLDELKGKKIRTMENKILVDTWNTLGAIATPIPWGDVYLSLKQGVVDGAEGTGASYRSMKFFDSSPHYTRINYVFSWHNFMMSKLSWNKLSSAVQKDIMDAAAIAQAYERKLFVETEKNLFDDLAKNNGVKIYFPPNMDKWREKIKDVYEGNAKSVGGMDLIKQIQGM
- a CDS encoding sugar phosphate isomerase/epimerase, which encodes MKKIACSTLPFRELSLTDALQKMADLGIAQVELCVDPHHSDPSCWNYSPEKILQIISHLGIQIRSIHVPVINITDNIGFESLQSQATTTSLKTIDLAACLGAEFIVQHIYYDTLSHNHSAAANSGNIILDINKVSAYAAEKRVALALENLPVRSNSRIGAGLIEVMAIVQGYLDQRVGICLDVTHCVASGMDPLDVLDHLDINRIVSIHASDNHFNSFNDQHLPIGKGEINWKEFFKRLAQHGFNGALVIEVSGSSKGGNSLIESIEFLRKIEIIQDVYLTQQKGGEK
- a CDS encoding TAXI family TRAP transporter solute-binding subunit; the encoded protein is EKCARICHSSKNWLIKILHKKLDSTLEMNLKEGDKLPSHEELTQELGVSKASLREGLQQLSAKGIIRIKHGLGTIVATPQISNYLKILSPRLITKGTTLSDLFEARKYIESITVANAVERGDAQDFKELESLLQAMDTALKENNTEAFLRKDVEFHSCIAKAGKNLVLQELLNILNELLLFHENLTQRMPGGIEKARNYHQQIFEAIKNKNNEKARRIMEEHIQDVQSQRMADLIIYCDALGTGSVAGTFFSVGSALSKVINRYSWLKAKAELTGGGIENVILTGQKRIALGITQSDVAINAYRGSREFAESYSNIRAVCGAHQLDIQIFALKKNKIETIGDLKGKKIALGATGGDSQWVSRIVLESYDIAETDIMPQILSISNAIEALNEDKIDAVFYLSGGASSALSAFSKKTAISFLPIETEKLHDIIEQCPYWTYSAISPNTYPQQNVSIPTLGVPCILITHKEVGEDAVYSVVKSILEHTDEIAEEHPAGAEYCFKNSLRGVTIPLHTGAKRYFEEKKIITPEFKNGCLSGKSHLIVF